One Mesoplodon densirostris isolate mMesDen1 chromosome X, mMesDen1 primary haplotype, whole genome shotgun sequence genomic region harbors:
- the SYP gene encoding synaptophysin, whose product MAIAIDLGFQPPDCNGRLRGFHTAAVRRRAWRARRGREGRSCGPLGCSDDCAPPPPRPAPALASRRLPPPALLMLLLADMDVVNQLVAGGQFRVVKEPLGFVKVLQWVFAIFAFATCGSYSGELQLSVDCANKTKSDLNIEVEFEYPFRLYQVYFEAPTCQGDPKNIFLVGDYSSSAEFFVTVAVFAFLYSMGALATYIFLQNKYRENNKGPMLDFLATAVFAFMWLVSSSAWAKGLSDVKMATDPENIIKGMPVCHQTGNTCKELRDPVTSGLNTSVVFGFLNLVLWVGNLWFVFKETGWAAPFLRAPPGAPEKQPAPGDAYGEAGYGQGPGGYGPQDSYGPQGGYQPDYGQPAGGGGGGYGPQGDYGQQGYGPQGAPTSFSNQM is encoded by the exons ATGGCAATTGCCATTGACCTTG GGTTCCAGCCTCCGGACTGCAATGGCCGCCTGCGAGGTTTTCACACGGCTGCTGTGCGCAGGCGCGCGTGGCGAGCGAGGCGGGGGCGCGAGGGGCGGAGCTGCGGCCCCCTGGGCTGTTCCGACGATTGCGCACCGCCCCCGCCGCGCCCCGCGCCCGCCCTTGCTAGCAGGCGCCTCCCGCCCCCCGCATTGCTGATGCTGCTGCTGGCCGACATGGACGTGGTGAATCAG CTGGTGGCCGGGGGTCAGTTCCGGGTGGTCAAGGAGCCCCTGGGCTTTGTGAAGGTGCTGCAATGG GTCTTTGCCATCTTCGCCTTTGCCACATGCGGCAGTTACAGTGGGGAGCTCCAGCTGAGTGTGGACTGTGCCAACAAGACCAAGAGTGACCTCAACATCGAGGTCGAATTCGAGTACCCCTTCAG GCTGTACCAAGTGTACTTTGAGGCACCCACCTGCCAAGGGGACCCTAAAAATATCTTCCTCGTGGGGGACTACTCCTCATCGGCTGAGTTCTTTGTCACCGTGGccgtatttgcctttctctactCCATGGGGGCTCTGGCTACCTACATCTTCCTGCAGAACAAGTACCGAGAGAACAACAAAGGGCCCATGCTG GACTTTCTGGCCACAGCAGTGTTCGCCTTCATGTGGCTGGTTAGCTCGTCGGCCTGGGCCAAGGGGCTGTCAGATGTGAAGATGGCCACGGACCCAGAGAACATTATCAAGGGGATGCCTGTCTGCCACCAGACGGGGAATACATGCAAGGAGCTGAGGGACCCTGTGACCTCTGGCCTCAACACCTCGGTG GTGTTTGGCTTCCTGAACCTGGTGCTCTGGGTCGGCAACCTGTGGTTCGTGTTCAAGGAGACAGGCTGGGCCGCCCCATTCCTGCGCGCTCCTCCCGGCGCCCCCGAGAAGCAACCGGCGCCCGGGGATGCCTACGGCGAGGCAGGCTACGGGCAGGGCCCCGGCGGGTACGGGCCCCAGGACTCCTACGGGCCCCAGGGCGGCTATCAGCCTGACTACGGGCAGCCCGCCGGTGGCGGTGGCGGTGGCTACGGGCCTCAGGGCGACTACGGGCAGCAAGGATATGGCCCTCAGGGTGCACCCACCTCCTTCTCCAATCAGATGTAG